TTCCCAGTGGATTTAACCACCTCTTATGCAACCATATCAATATTTTCCCAGGAAATATATTGCCCAGTAGTCactaaataaaatgaaatgtttttttgaaGCCTGCCTGCATGTTGAAATCAAATcttctcaaggaaaaaatactggttttgttAAAATCAAGAAAGGAGAGGGGTGGCTTGGCTCAATCACAGGTCTGGGTTTGCCTGGAGATTGGGTTCAGATGCTCAGCCAGAAACAGCCCCCTGTGGCTGATATCCCCagagatttaatttctttaataccCTTGGATATTTCTCAAGATTTTTACTCATAGATATCTGAAACTTGATCTTCATACTTTTGCAGAATAGGAAACTACTTTGAAatcctctttctcctccagctctgccaggtgcTTATCGTAGTAATTGAAGCTCTATATAGATAtagtatgtttatttttttccctattttgtCTGTCTAAACTAAAGGAAAGCCTTGAGCTGAGGCCAGGCATAGATAAGGTTCTGCAGGATAAGGTTGCTGTCACTGAGTTCGTGCTGATCCCAGGAGCAGCCCTATGTGCAGCTGCCctagcacagctgggagcaggcaggaaggccagcagtgctgttcagggagcaccaggagctTTTCATGTGTTTAAACTCTTGCTGGCTTTGCCATCCCAAGCTGTTACCTTCCTTTTATCTGGGAGGATGTAGTGTTTGCACCTGGGTGCAAAGTTGTTCCCTGTGGGCGAGGGCAGAAAcagggcaggaagaggaggtGGTGGCTCACAGGTTTTTCTTGCTTGACTTTTGTTGTATGACCGTCCCTAATCTAACCCAGATCTTGTCCAAATCACTTTTTATGTGGTTTTCTATGAACTGAAGTTGTTGATTTGTGTTTACTTAACACAACACTAGCAGTGGTTAGAGGCAAATGGCATCGCCCTCCTTTATGTCACAGCATTCCTCAGTGTTTGGCTAAAGTCCAAATCCTAAAATGAGAAGGGAAAGTAAATTGTACTGGAATAATGTTTTCTAATTCCAGTGCCATCAAGATGTTCTATCTCTAATCAGCTTCTCTAATCTACTAtttccccaccccccaaaacaaTTCAGCTACCAAGTGATTGAAAGTGGCAGGAGTTCCCTGATGGCTTAAGGAAATTTACACGCaactgtaaattttttttaaatattttttttattactgtttttcatttgtcttagaaagaaatatgaaatcTGCATGCAactttctaaatatttcaaacatttaaatAGCATATGATAATTTAGCAGTACAGTACATTATACAGCGAGATAATATAGGGAGACTTCCTATAGTGTATTTACAAATGAAAAGGTAGTTTTGTTATATTAAAAAGAGGAATGCACTGCTTAACATTGAAGTATTACATTCAAAATAATGAATATGTTGTATTGTGATTAAAACatacatatgtatttatatgtTTGCCCTatcatatttttcataaaaaggtaccttttaaaggctttttttgttgttgctacAAATCTAGGAAAACATACACAATAGTCTTGAAGCTTAAGATGTCTCAGTACTGAAGCCACAAACTTTCTTTAAGTGCttcaggtggaaaaaaaatacacattttcttaGTAATAAAAATGAGTTAGAAATGCTTTCTAATGCATGGGAGGTTAAATGGGAGATACAGGACGCTTCGCCTTGCAGCAAGACCTCAAGTCCGTTAAAGAAGAGGTACACAAGTGATGCTCACGCTCACTTGACGAGGTGCTGAGGGACCTCACTTCTGCAGGTACAGCCACAGCATTTTAGTGGCATCTTCCCCAGCAAACTCGTCTTtggtccctgctctgcctgactGAGCTGGAGGCTGCAAACACGAGCAGCAACCCCAGCCCGAAGCTTTGCCAGTGCCAGGGGTGAGGGCCATGGCTGTACAACACCGTCACAAACAGCTTTGTTTGCCTAGTGAGCTTATAAAGCCCGATTGCAATCATAGtgaagtatgaatgaataataattaaaaccaaaacactccCAAAAGAACTTCTGTAAAACGAAAAGCATgtgttttcctaatttcagtacAGAGCAGACGGGTATGAAATCAGAAGTGCAACAGATGCTTGTGAAATCTGGAAGCCTTTTGCATACGGctataaaatgtaaaaactgACCCTTGGTAAAAAGTGCTTTATAATAATATAGAATTTGTGTCTTATGTCTGCGAGAGAGAAATAATCTTCTGTAGAGCTCAGTCCTATGCCAGCCGAGGGAGTCCACTCCATTCCTTGTACCACTTTCTCTTATTCTTCATAAACCCTAAACAAAAGAAGAGCCAAGAGCAGGGTGTTTAAACTAGGAATTTTAAAACTCCATTtcaaataacaataataaataataacaacacaaaaacagtaaaaccccaaaacccagattTTTAGCCTGTGCCTGAgtaatttggaaagaaagttATTGACTTCAGCAGTCACCAGATTGCTACCTATATCCACAAAGCATCTGGGAGGAGTGTTGGACTTTGACATTGTCACATCTTAGAGGCATGTAGGGAGTGACAAACTCTACCACAATTATCTGGGTAAATAACATAAAGAAATCCACATCTACTAATTCTCTTTAAATGCTGGAAAATCCCTATCTCAGATACAAATGTTGAAGCTTATCATGAACTGTATATGGACAATGCGTTCACAATATCTGTTGTTTGCAATAATAttattctctttcatttttctagaTTATTTCTAGACAGCACAACTTGATGGGCTTGTCTGTCTGTTTGTTTCCTGAGGGCACAAGCCTGGGGCTGAGCATCCTTCATCATTAATGATGgctttatgtaaaaaaaaaaaaaaaaaaaaaaaagaaacagaagaagagTGTAAATGTGTGGTTATGCAATAGCCAGGGCTTCCCCACGTGCTCTGTTTGTGAAGCAGATGCAGGGAGCTGGCCGGAATTCAGGGAGATGCCAGGGGCTTGCTGTGCCCTGGCATGGCCTGAGGCACCGCCGGGGCCAATCGCTGGCACCCTGcgacctgcagggacaggagcctgctgctccctggcctTACTTGAGCTCACTTTTGGGGAGCAAATTCCCCACCAAATGAGGAGGATGAGGGTTTGATGGACCTGTACTGTGCATGAAGGCTCTTTCTTGTCTGTGGCTGGAGATATGGCCAGAGTTGGGCTGCTCCCCTTAATTACAGATGGGGACAGACATCACCACTGGCCATCAGGAATTCATGTCTCACTCTCTGCCTTCTGACTATGACttagaaaaaaccccaaccctctTTGCAAAGGAGAAGCTGTCAGCTTTTTATCAGAAAATTATCATTTTCTGGGAATGATAGGCTAGTTAAAATGGGGAAATGCCTGCGTCATTAAGTATTGATGATGTTGAGGTGGTGTGATTGAAGTGTGGGACAGGGCTCcctctttccatctctcctgaCTGCTTTTCTCCTGACTGTGTGAAAGTAGTTTAGCTTTTCATCTTGGATTTTTACCCGTAGAAGGGAGGTGAGTGTATGCAAATAACTGAGAACGTCAGCTGATGAATATTTTAACcaaaaataattactatttCTAGTCAGAACAGCCTAATGCCAAAATAGAAGCAAGAAGTGTGTGTGGCAGGAAATAATTAATAGCAAGAACACCcatttaaaattgtaattttggTAGCGATATGCATCCTCTCTGCTGGATGGAGCATTTGCCAGCGTGTGCATTTCCCCGTTTTTATTCCTTCTGAAGCTGCTGGTTGCCTGACTTGCCTCCAAGATCCTCCCCCATTCAGCAAGCTGGGACTTACCTGCCCTTCTCCTTCCATACCCGGTACCACTTGAGCAGCCTCACGGTGTTCTGGCGCTTGGGGTtgaggcagtgctgctgctcccccctGACCCGTGTCCACAGTGTCACACTGCAAGGCAAGGGACAGGTCACAGGGATGTGACAATaccccctgctcccaccccgTGCCAGAACGGGCCAGGGGGCTCTCGCCCAGTGGGGCAGGGTAAgggttttccagctctgtgctttaTGGCAGAGATAAACTCAGATATTTTGAGTTTACTGGGTAAGTTCAGAGCAGCTGTTCTCCCTCAGTGCAGGGCATTGAGGTTGTACCAGATGAAGACATTCCTGCTGGTTTTAATCAGTGGGTTTGCTCTGCCTAAGTGTTAGATATCATATTCTGGGcctaattaatttaattagaGCTCATTCAGGCAACCACAAGGACTTTGCATGAGGAGACAGTTCCGTTACACTCAACAATACTTCATCCAAGAGAAATGATCAAAACTGCTtcattgattattttttttccttaattctgTAGTATTTTAAATGCTTGCACGTGGCAGAGTGCTTGTGTGCCCAACAGCCACACTCTGAGCCTCAGCATCAGCCCTGGGGGCTTCAGCCTCTGATCACCACTTGATCCTGCTCTCCTTGCCAGTTTGGTGTCCCCTTACTGTCAGGACCAAGTATGCTGGGAGACAAAACGTGGCAAAAGTCTTTTCATCATTTGAGGTTCCCTCCTGGAGGGCTCAGTGAGGCTGCCACAGCTGAGGTGACATGAGGGATCTGGAGCTGGGTCCCAACAGGAGAGCTTTCCAGAAACATCAAAACCACCCCACTTTTGGGGCTCAAAATTGAgcagttttctggttttcttattacttttgtgattaaaaaaaacccagacaacaTCCAAAACCCAACCCACAATGACAATTTGTATTagaattaataattttctggaAATACCATCCATAACAAGCAAAACCAGGTTAACTAAGACCCTATAGTGGAATTAATTAAATACTGCCAGAGATGTGAGTATAATGATTGCAGAAACCCAGAAATACCTGTGTACACTGGAGGGCTTCTTTTATGGTTTGGTTcagaaaggaagacaaaatgcCTTGCAGACTTTCCCATCTCACCCTCCTGGTGCCTCACAAATTAAAACGTGCTGCTTGCATGAACTGAACTGAATGGAATCTCACCACCATTCCAATTTCAAGGTTTTACAAGGTGATCAAATAGGTTTTTCTATTCAATTAaccttcctccctgctcctctttTCTGCTTCATCTCCAGCTAAGGTCACAAAATGTTAAGGTGTAATTTCCACGTTGTTTTCTGGGAGGATGTGGACTTTTCCCCAGTGTATGGGAAAGCAGTGGAAGAGCCTTTAATGGCTGCAGGTATCAGAAAGGGAAGGGTCAGTGCTAAAAACTATGGACTAACTCTGTTCTAAGGGTGTCCTCAGCCAGCTCCTCTGAGAGCAGTGTGTGCTTCAGAAGGGGAGTTTTCCTGTACCTTTGAATGATGTGAGTTTTAAGGGATTtgagggcagagcagggtttCTCCACGCAGCAGCCACCTCAGCTGTGCCATCTGCACTGGCTGATCCAGACCTTGACTTGCATTTCTCTCTTGTGACAGACCACAGAAGATATTTCCAGAAAGTGATGGACAAGCTGAattgcaggagaggagcaggagcacctCTGAAAATCTGCTAGCCCTACATTTGCACCAGAAGCAGTGAAGGACATTGGATTTACCAGTCTGCAGTCTCAGCAGGAAGAGATCCATGGTTTGCCTCTCAGTGAACTGGCTCTTTCTTCAAGCTGAGATGCATTGCTTTGACATCACATGTAGGTTTTCTGCTTTGGCTCTGGAGGATGGACAGCAGAAATGTTCCCAAGGCAGGCCCATGGTCCTCTGCCATTCTCAGACAGTCCCTGATGGATGCAGGGTTTGGTGGCAGCATGTTTGGGCACCCTGAGATGACCTGGACCTGCTTGTGGGGATGCTGGTCTGACAACTGTAAGGGAATGTGCCTCAGAGGTGCTGTGGGAGCTTCTGCCTGAGTGAGCAGTTGCCTGGATGGGCTGCAAGAAGAGATTGAGAGAGGTGGAGAAGGGATGAAGCACCAGAACTTACAGCTCCAGTAAGATTCTTTCAGTGGGATTTGTCCCTTttgctgcccagggcttggtGGCTGGAGCCTTCACCCTGGTGTctgagtgtccctgtgccaaaattctccccagtctgtccatgcCTCCAGGGCTGTGATAAACACCCCAAGTCAATCTGTGACCCCAGCACCCTGTGTTCCCACACATCTCatctgcagggatggaggagctgcACCTCTGCCTACAAATACCCTGTCTCCATGACCTCAGGGATCCTGGCTCTGGTCCTTTCATCCCAGGTTGGTGTGGGAACTGCCTTTACTGCCCCTGGAGAAAGGCACTACTGTGAGCCTATTTCCCATCAGCTCTTCTCAGCCTGACATATCCCCACACTCTGGCATGGGGCAAAACATGGGTGGGGGTGTTTCAGAGCATTTCAGGTAGAAGGAGTTAAACTTCCTtcctattttcttctgcttccccTCCTTCCAGGAAACAGATACACTCACAATTACTGCTAGATGTACCATGAATCTTGATAGGTTTTGACTAGACTGAGGGCTCACTTTAACTGTCTCTTACCctgtggcacagctctgctgggggtTATGGCCAAAACCTCCCTAACTGCACCCCCCATACCCACCATTTCTCATTCCAACATAATTTATATCATGTTTCTGCTGTATGAGAGCATTTAAAGAGGGCAGAAGGGGACGCAGCTTTGACAACTCGTTTTGGATGATCACTGCAGCAACAAAAACTCAGTTTCAGGAATTTAGCTCCTCTGTGCCGTGTCCAGAGACTCCCGGATAAATTGGTTCCCGGAATATTAATTTCAGTGCTTTCAGTGCTGAGTTCAGGCTGCATCAGGGTAGCTGGAAAGGTGGTGATGGCAGCGGGtttgccctgcctgccccacagACACTCCCAGCGACAAGACAGTGATGggacagctctgtcccagcagctgctgcaaacCCCGGACAACCCTCAGCCTTGAATAGTATTGCTCAACATCTGCCCtgtcaggctggaaaagcaacTGCTCCTACATGGCTTTCTTGCTTTCCCAGATTTCTGATTGGAAGTAAAATGCTGCATTAATGAGATTTATTTCATACCTCCTGGTCACCATCTGCTTTTGGGCAAATAACTGGAGTGGGATGCCAAGAGTTAGTGTCCCTCTATGACATCATTTTACTATTGAAGGGTCAAAGCAAACAGAGTAAAGCTGTGAGGAGCTGAttcaggcagggctgctctgcaagAATTTTTCTGTTCGGGTCACGATCAGCTGGCTTCAAAGGTGTGGGTCTGACGTTCCCTGAGCTCAGCGTTGCTCACAGCgatgctgctctggctctggaGGAAGCCTAAGGAAGCTTGAATCTCCATTCCTTCTCCAGAAGCCCTCTGCTGAGCCTGGTGAGCCAGTTCCATGTGGGCAGTCCGTGGTCTCTCCTGTGCCAGGTGGACGGTGCCCGGCCCCGTGGGCACTGCAGGTGCTGGAGGGGGTGTGCAGCCTGCGCTGATCCCGTTGGGAAGCGACTGCCAAGGGTTCCATGGGGGAGCACAATGCTGGATCAAATCAGTCCTTAGTGTCCTGGGCTGTGGCTGGTCTCGGGACACTTTTCCCCTCTCTTAGGTGGCACGGGGGCTCGGTGCAGTCCTTTTGGATTATCTGCCCTTCTGGCTCTTATCCAGCTGCAGCTTGTGATGGTTGAATGGTGCTTTGTTGGGGGAATCTTATGATATCCaaacaggacaggaaaaaagccaaacccacccatatttaaaatgtaaaaaccCCCTCCATTTTTAGCTACTTATGTAAAAAATCCCTGTACCTGCCTCACCTTGGTTACCCACTACATCAGTTTGAGATTTCACTGCAGCATTGGTCATGACTTGCAGGGACACTGCGAAGAAAGAATTTTATTACATGCTGAGTAAACCCATCAGGTGAAGGAGACCCCTCTGGTACAATGCAGGCTGGGGTAACTCTTCCTTTCAGAAACCACCAGAGACCAAACTGTGCTCATGTTTATTCTGCATGCTCAGAATAACTTCAGTAAATAGTTCTGAGTGCTGTTTCAGGCAGCTTGGAGTagattttttccctattttgaCTTGAATTAATGATAATCTTTTTACTGCTACCCATTCTGGAAATActtatttgattaaaaaaaaaaagtgtcaaaaaATGATACCTGGGATTTTGGTCAgaattgcacttttttttttttttttttttttttaaatctgatgCAGCAAATTACTCTGCCCAGAAATTAGCATGCCAGGGcatgaggaaaacagagaaCAAAGAAGGAACTTGCAGATAAGGTGAAGCAGTTCAGCTGACAGGGAAACAGAAAGCAATAAATGAAGGAAAACTTACATAATCATCTCTTCCACGCAAAATGGGTACCTCGGTTTTATTTCCAGCTTTCGTACATTAGAGAATCTTATTTTAGGACCTTTTCTTGAACATTTGCACTTCACGCCTACAAGAGAAAGCATTTTCTCATGCGCCTGCAAAGCTTCCTGCATACCAAGCGTCCCTTCCCCTCCAGCCTGTGTGCATCCAGGAAAACTTCAGTTTGCTCTTTAAAACCTTGGTGGGAaaagatgaatttttaaaatgttgttgaggttaaaaagagattttttttcctttggtataTCCCAGAAAAAGGTAGTGACTCTCTGGGAATTATGTTTTAGAGCACTATATATGCTCTGGGACTTTGTAAATAGCAGACTTTTAAAAGTGCACCTGCTATGATTAAATATAATTGtatttaagaaaaggaaatgaaagagtCAGAACTTGCTTTAAACTGAGCAAGCAAGTGCATGTCTGGGCTACTTTCATTCACTTGTGTCTCACTTGGACTCTGTAGGACTTTGAGTCATTTCTCCTTGCATGGATGCCGTGGTGCAGTCATAGCCAGACAAAAGCTGAGCATTTTTTAACCATCATTTTTGTGCATAGCAGAAAATGCAGACTGTGCCACCACCTCACATCCAGCCCTGCTCTATTTGCCCTGAAACCCACCCTCAATTTCAGAGGAGATGCTTGAGCTCTATTCCTGAATAACAAAGTGCATGGCATGACCTGCCCCACTGTGAATTCTTTGCCTTGCACTGAAGACACAAATGAAGACACAACTTCATCCCTTGTATTTTACCTCTCCTTCACCTTTATATAACTTGCAGCTCCCTTACTCACAGATTCCATACATCACACCTTTCCACCGTGCAGGGGATAGCTCAACCCAAGCCAGGGCTATCAAGACACAAACACAAATTACTGGAAAACAGATTTACATGGGAATAAGCAGAATAAACCACTTTACCTTCCGCGCTGGCTAAGCACATCGCGatgaagagcaggagcagagctgctgtcaggaGCTTCATTGTGAGACAGCAGGTACCCAAGGAGATGCCGGGGATTGATGTGTTTGTTGGCCTGGGGTTCGTGCCCCCGATCCCGCTGTCCCGGGGCTGGGTCACCAGGGAGGGGGCGGCGGAGCGGCTCCCGGCGgagcggctcccggcgctgcctGCGCTCTGCCGCTgccttgccttctcctcctttAAAGCGGCTCCCGCTGCCCTCGCTCCCGGCTCATTAATATGCAGAGCAACTCCACGGCTCCCTCCGCTTCCTCAGcccggcggggagggggggaccGGCACCCCGGGGGGGAACATCCCCCATCCCCGCCCCGAACATCCCGGAGGGAGCGCAGGCGATGGGGCGGCTGCttctgcccctgcccagctgggaccTTCCCCATCAGCGgagggctgctggggaggg
This portion of the Vidua macroura isolate BioBank_ID:100142 chromosome 15, ASM2450914v1, whole genome shotgun sequence genome encodes:
- the CXCL14 gene encoding C-X-C motif chemokine 14 codes for the protein MKLLTAALLLLFIAMCLASAEGVKCKCSRKGPKIRFSNVRKLEIKPRYPFCVEEMIIVTLWTRVRGEQQHCLNPKRQNTVRLLKWYRVWKEKGRVYEE